cCACAATCATGGGTAATTTAgttttatataatatagAACAAGCATATAACATATTTGACATAAAAGTTGTAGGACTAGTATTTCTTGGTGTATCAACAATATAAGCAATCACCGTAGGAAATTCACTAGCAAATGATTCAGTTATTATTGAACCACTAGCACTCCATATAAAACATTCAATTTGTCCTGGAGtatcaataacaacattatttattttatcttgctttttttcaatcaatttaataacttgatcaatttttgtggaaaataaatttaatgatgTTACAATAGCTCCATTAGGTCCTAAATTATATTCTTCCATGacttttttatatttaactGAATCTCTAATATCTATATTTGCTCCAAATGGAATTTTCAATACTGCTGGAtccaaatttatcaaatatggTGGGGTTTTCTTAGAATGTAAATGAGAATTTAATCTTTGAACAAAAGTGGTTTTACCACTTCCAGCCATTCCAATACATATAATCGTAGGCGGTGGTGTTGAAGTAGACATGATTTGTTAGTTTGTTGTGTAGTATTAGTTTTActtgaaagaagaaggatTAGggtatatttttattttttttttttttttccgtAGTTCTGCGATGTTCGATGGTTAAGATGGAATTGGCgcagatgatgatgatgatgatgatggcaATGATTACTAATAATACTCAATAGTAAACTAAATCTATGTACTATATCTTTCTAAAAATCTATCTACAATACCATTAAACACTGATTCTTGTGATAATATTTGGATATTTTCTGCTTCTGCTTTGAATACTTTTTCAGCTTTTGGTGCCCCTGGTCCACTTAAATTAGgcatttgttgttgttgttgctgttgttgagCTTGTTGTTGCATTAATTCTTCAGCTTCATTTGATCccattaataatgaataaatgGGTTTTAATCCAAacaaatttacaaaatacCAAGAAATTGCTGAAACATAACGAACATTTAAATCTGGTGTCATGACTCCATTTTGCAACATACTCTTAAATCCATCTGTTAATGGGAATGGTAATTTCATAATAACAAACCCAGCgaaaaaataattcacCCAACCCATTATTAATGTTTGTGGgatataattcattaaattacCTTTTGCCATTTGCATAAGTGCTTCATTTGAATTGGGATCATTAAATGCCGCAAGTggatcattatcattattctCACTTGGTGATTTAGCATGAAATTCATTGGAATTCAATGTTTCAATAAAGTATTTCTTCcttatttcaaaatcttctgGTGATAATacaaaattgttttcacGGAAACATCTAGCACGATGTAAAAATtgactaaaaaaaaaaaaaggggggggTGATCAATCTTGTTAGTAAAAATGCTGACACAATAAATATATGATTTAACGAAAACTAGTAAGCATACCTTTCACGGACGTTCTTGTAGTTTTCTAATTTTGGTTGTGGTTGGAGTAAATATGTGATATTAGATCTAAGAAGTCCCACTAATACCATTGCAACTGAGATGGGTAATAAAACCCAATACTTCAATTGAGGATCTAGTAATAAATCAGGTGTAATCATAAGTATAAAAAGATATATTTAGGTTGGTCTGGATCCTGGTTGTACTTTGATAATCAAACTGAAGTTGGCTGCTGTTGTAGAGGAATAAGATTTCAGTTTTCCAACTTTTTGGGCTGGAAAagcagaaaaaaaaaaccccTACAAAATTTGGTAGGCGCACGCACTACCATGAATAGCTTAAAAGTTGATGAATATGTCTTCTATTAACACATATTTTAGGGGATAACTTGTTAGGGTAGTAGGTAGGTGGttgttttgattgttaTAAAAATTTGGTTCATTTCAGGTATTGTTACAATTCAGTATG
This sequence is a window from Candida dubliniensis CD36 chromosome 7, complete sequence. Protein-coding genes within it:
- a CDS encoding conserved hypothetical protein (spliced gene); amino-acid sequence: MITPDLLLDPQLKYWVLLPISVAMVLVGLLRSNITYLLQPQPKLENYKNVRESQFLHRARCFRENNFVLSPEDFEIRKKYFIETLNSNEFHAKSPSENNDNDPLAAFNDPNSNEALMQMAKGNLMNYIPQTLIMGWVNYFFAGFVIMKLPFPLTDGFKSMLQNGVMTPDLNVRYVSAISWYFVNLFGLKPIYSLLMGSNEAEELMQQQAQQQQQQQQMPNLSGPGAPKAEKVFKAEAENIQILSQESVFNGIVDRFLERYST